One Coffea arabica cultivar ET-39 chromosome 5c, Coffea Arabica ET-39 HiFi, whole genome shotgun sequence DNA window includes the following coding sequences:
- the LOC113689127 gene encoding probable glycosyltransferase At5g03795: protein MISTHEDADYVPHGPMYINANGFHRSHLEMEKSFKVYVYEEGEPPMFHDGPCKSIYSTEGRFIHEMEKGNFYRTKNPDDALVYFLPFSVVAMVQYLYEPGGHDRQAIGHTLADYIGLISGKHPFWNRSLGADHFMLSCHDWGPYSTSYVPQLFNNSIRVLCNANTSEGFNPLKDVSLLEIHLRTREITGLIGGPSPSRRPILAFFAGRLHGHIRYLLLEQWKEKDQDIQVYDNLPAGVSYESMLRKSKFCLCPSGYEVASPRVVEAIYAECIPVLISDSYVPPFSDVLNWKSFSVEVAVKDITNIKKILTSISQTQYIRMHRRLKQVQRHFVINGPPKRFDLFHMILHSIWLRRLNIQIKD, encoded by the exons ATGATATCAACACATGAAGATGCTGATTATGTCCCTCACGGCCCTATGTACATAAACGCCAATGGATTCCACCG AAGCCATTTAGAAATGGAGAAGAGTTTCAAAGTTTATGTATATGAAGAAGGAGAACCTCCAATGTTCCACGATGGACCGTGCAAGAGTATATACTCCACTGAAGGAAGGTTCATCCATGAAATGGAAAAGGGAAACTTTTATCGAACAAAGAATCCTGATGATGCCCTTGTATATTTCCTGCCATTTAGCGTGGTTGCTATGGTACAATATTTGTATGAACCTGGTGGCCATGATAGACAAGCCATTGGTCACACCCTTGCTGACTATATAGGCCTAATTTCTGGTAAACATCCTTTCTGGAATCGAAGTCTTGGTGCAGATCACTTTATGTTATCTTGCCATGATTGG GGGCCTTACTCAACAAGCTATGTTCCACAACTGTTTAACAATTCGATCAGAGTTTTGTGCAATGCAAATACATCTGAAGGCTTTAATCCTCTGAAAGATGTTTCGCTACTTGAAATTCATCTCAGAACAAGGGAAATTACAGGACTTATAGGAGGTCCCTCACCTTCAAGAAGACCAATTCTTGCATTCTTTGCCGGCCGACTGCACGGCCACATCAGGTACCTTCTGTTAGAGcaatggaaagaaaaagatcAAGACATACAAGTATATGACAATCTTCCTGCAGGAGTTTCTTATGAATCAATGCTGAGGAAAAGCAAATTTTGCTTGTGTCCTAGTGGATATGAAGTTGCTAGTCCCAGAGTGGTCGAAGCAATTTATGCAGAATGCATTCCTGTTTTGATTTCTGATAGCTATGTGCCACCTTTCAGTGATGTACTAAACTGGAAGTCATTCTCTGTTGAAGTTGCAGTGAAAGACATTACtaatatcaagaaaatattgaCTAGTATATCTCAGACTCAGTACATAAGGATGCATAGAAGATTGAAGCAAGTGCAAAGGCATTTTGTGATAAATGGACCTCCTAAAAGATTTGATTTGTTTCACATGATTTTGCATTCCATCTGGTTACGAAGATTGAACATTCAGATTAAGGACTGA